The DNA sequence CCATATTTCATTGCAACTTGTTCAGCTGTATGACCCATGCCCATGTAATATTCTGGTGCACTCTCAGCAAGCTTCGCATTTGGACGAACAACATGCCCCATCATTGGTACTAAACTCATTGATTCTGCCCCACCAGCAATAACTGTATCTGCGTGACCAAGCATGATTTTTTCTGCACCATAGGCAATTGTTTGTAAGCCAGATGAACAATATCTATTTACTGTAACTGCTGGAACGGTGTAAGGTAGCCCAGCAAGCGCCCCAATATTTCTAGCCATATTTAATCCTTGTTCTGCCTCTGGCATTGCACAACCAATGATTAAATCATCTATATTACCTTCATAGTTACCTGCACGTTTTAATGTTTCATTTACTGCAGCAGCCCCTAAATCATCAGGACGTACATCTTTTAATGTCCCTTTTTTCGCTTTACCAACCGGTGTTCGAGCACCAGCAACAATAACAGCTTCTCTCACATCATTCCCCCGCTTTTCTCCGTATTTTTTCGAATAGGTGGAAGCATTTTTAGACGATGTTCAAAAACTATGCTTATTTAAGAAATACTGATCCACATAATTACTGCAAAACTCACATAGATGTTCTTTCCTAATCTCTATCCAGCCTTTTTGAACACATAGTAGTTATTATTAATTGCGTAACGGCTTACCTTTTACTAACATGTGTTGCATACGTTGCTGTGTTTTTGGTTCTCCAATTAAGCTAACGAACGCCTCACGTTCTAAATCAAGTAAGTATTGCTCATCGACCTTTGTTCCAAATGGTACTTTACCACCTGCAATAACGTGTGACAGTTTTTTCGCAATTGTTAAGTCGTGATCGGAGATATATCCAGATAAATGCATATTTTGTGCTCCTAATAATAATGTTGCATATCCTGTTTCCCCAACCACTGGAACCATCTCACGTTTAGGAGCTTGATAGCCTTTATCATAAAGTGATATGACAACTTGTTTTGCATCATGGATAAGATGATCTCCATTAAAGCTAATGCCGTCTTGTTTTGTTAAGAAATTATAGTTTCGAGCATCAGGTCCAGATGTTGACACTTTAGCCATTGCTATCGTTTCGAATACTTTATTTGCGACAGCTTGCAGATCAAAATCTACACCTTTTGGCATTGTTTTCAGATGGTTAATGTAAAGCTCTTTATTACCACCACCACCTGGAATTAAACCTACACCAACTTCAACTAAGCCCATATATGTTTCACTTGATGCTTGAATCTGACTTGTCGGTAAGCTAATTTCTGTACCGCCGCCTAACGTCATAGCGAATGGTGCGGCAACAACTGGCTTAGCGCTATATTTCACATTCATCATTGCTTGTTGGAAATGACGTATAACCATTTCAATTTCAAAGAAATTATCGTCCTGTGCTTCCATAAGCATCATTGCTAGATTAGCTCCGACACAGAAGTTTTTACCTTGGTTTCCTATTACTAATCCTTTATAGTTACGATCGACTTCTTCAAGAGAATAATTAACCATTTGAATGATGTCTAATCCAATGGCATTATTTGGAGAATGGAACTCTAAAAGTGCTACATCATTACCAATATCTATTAAACTAGCACCACTATTTTTCTTAATAACTCCATTTTTCTCTTTTAAGCTCTTAAGATGAACAATTTTTTCGTTTTCCTTTAGCAGCTTGTATTCATCTTTGTCTAAGTATGCAACTCCACCGTTCTCTTTTTTATAGAAGGAAGTAATACCGTTTGAAAGCATTTCTTCTATCCACGCTGGAATCTCTTTTCCTTCAGACTTCATTTTGTTTACTGATTTCTCTAAACCGATTGCATCCCACATTTCAAATGGACCGATTTCCCAACCAAAGCCCCACTTCATCGCTTTATCAATTGCAACGATGTCATCTGCAATCTCACCTAATAGTTCAGCAGAATACAAGAGTGCAGGGCTAATAATATTCCATAGCAGTGCCCCAGCTCTATCCTCTGCATATACAAGCGCTTTCAATTTCTCAGGAAGCTTCTTAATTTGTTTACTCATTTCGATAGATGGCGCTTTTAGCTTTGTTCTTGGCTCATACTCAAACGTTTCTGGATTTAATTGTAAAATTTCTTTTCCTTTTTTCAAGAAAAAGCCTTGACCAGTTTTACTACCTAACCAACCTTTTTCAACCATCTTTTTCATAAATTCTGGAGTAACAAATACTTCTTTATCCTTACCTTCAACATTATCGTATACGTTTTTTGCAACGTGAACGAATGTATCTAAACCGACAACATCAAGCGTGCGGAAAGTTGCACTTTTTGGTCTACCAATTAATGGACCGGTTACCGAGTCAACTTCACCGGCGCTGTAGCCACCTTTTAACATTTCATTTACAGTGATGTGAAGCCCATAAGTTCCAATTCGATTAGCAATAAAATTAGGTGTATCCTTCGCTTCAACTACACCTTTTCCTAGTTTTTCTTCCCCATACTGCTTAATGAAAGATAAAACTTCAGGAGAAGTATCCTTTGTAGGAATAACCTCCAACAGTTTTAAATAGCGAGGCGGGTTAAAGAAGTGTGTTCCAAGAAAGTGTTTTTTGAAATCATCGGAACGACCTTCTGCCATTGCCTCAATTGATATTCCAGAAGTATTAGAACTTACGATACTCCCTGGCTTTCTTACTTGTTCAATACGTTCAAATACTTGTTTCTTAATTTCTAGATTTTCTACAACAACTTCAATTATCCAATCACATTCAGAAAGCCTTTCCATGTCATCTTCCATGTTACCTGCTTCAATTAACACAATATTGTCCTTTGACATTAGCGGAGCTGGCTTTTGCTTTAACAGTTTTTTAATAGCTTGAGAGCTTAATCGATTTCTTACACTTTTATCTTCTAATGTTAGCCCCTTAGCTTTTTCATCGTCTGCTAACTCTCGAGGTACAATATCTAACAATATAGTGGGAACCCCAATATTAGCTAAGTGTGCTGCTATTCCAGAGCCCATTACACCTGAACCAAGAACAGCTGCTTTTTTAATATGTTGGACCATTCCATTTCTCCTCCTCTGACTTTTTGAATGAATACTCATTCATTTTACTGTCAAAAAAAATACTGCCTACCTAGAATGAGTTCCTTTAATTATAAATATAAATGATTTTTCAAATTTTCGCAATATAGGAGAAATAAAATAGGTAATTTTTTTCAAAATACAACATTATTCTACAAGAAGATTAACAACGTTCTATAACGAATGGCTATTTTTCCTGTGAAAAAAAATGTAGTTATGTGCGTGCTTATTAAGAAAAGCAAAAATTAATGCAAAAACATCCTTATGTAAAGAGCCTCATAATTATTATCTTGATAAAAATGTTCACTTTGGAAACGTTAATAAAATGGAGGTGATGCGAAATGGCACGCATGAAGAAGAGTCCATCAAAAGCAGGAGTAAGCGCAGCAAGTGTAAAAGGGAATGCTGGTCCTACGGTTGAAAATGAGGGTGGAAAAACTCAAAGCCAAAATCAGCAATATAAAAAGCATAATATGCAACCCGAGGAATAAAAAGGCGTTTTACCGGTTAAACAATAGCGGAATATCCGTTAATTACAATACTAAGACAGGTTTCACACGAAGGCGCATTGCCTTCGTGTGAAATCATGGTCTGGGTTAAGCTTTATGATGAACATTCAGTCAAACAGATAAACTTTAAATTTTCCCCTTTTACTAGCCGAAATGTATGGTTTACTATCCAAATTCGCACTTTCACTTGTCAAATATGCTGTTTACTGTCCAAACTGCCTATACTATACCATGCGCTTTAACGCATCTGCTACGAATTCAACATTTGTTCCTACAATTACTTGAATATGATTGTCATCTACTTTCATAACTCCGTGAGCACCATGTTTCTTTAATGAAGCTTCTCTTATAGCACTGCTGTCTTTCACCTCTAATCGAAGTCGAGTGGCGCAGTTATCTATACTAGTAATATTCTCTTTACCACCTAAATCTTGTAGGAAGCTCTCAGCCATTGTAGTATATTTATCACCTGTTCCAGCTGATGCGATAGGATCCTCCTCAATTGCCTCATCCTCTCGGCCTGGTGTTTTAATATTCATAACCTTTATAAGAACATAAAATACGATGAAGTAAATTACTCCATAAATTAATCCTACTACTAATAATAAAAGAGGTTTTTGGGCAATTCCAAAATTCAATAAATAATCTGTAACACCCGCTGAAAATCCAAAACCGTCGTGGATGCCAAGTAAGTTCGTCACTACCATTGAACTCGCCGTTAATAATGCATGAATAACATACAATAGTGGTGCGATAAACATAAACGTAAATTCTATCGGTTCAGTAATACCTGTTAAAAATGACGTTAAAGCAATACCTATCAGTGCGCCAGAAACTTGTTTTCTTCGTTCAGGTTTTGCGGCAGCTATCATTGCTAGGCATGCTGCGGGAAGGCCAAACATCATGATTGGAAAGAAGCCCGTCATAAATTGACCTGCTGTTGGGTCACCAGCGAAGAAGCGATTTAAATCCCCTGTTGCTCCTCCATATTCGCCGAACACAAACCAAACTAAGGTGTTTATGACATGATGAAGTCCTAACGGAATTAACAAACGGTTTAAGAAGCCGAATACGCCAACACCAACTGCACCTGCACCAATAATCCATTCACCTAAACTATTAATCCCCTCTTGAATAGGTGGCCAAATAAACCCTAATGGCAAAGCAATTATAAGCATCGCGATAGATGTAACAATTGGAACGAACCTTCTTCCTCCAAAAAAGGCTAACCATTCTGGCAATTTTATATCATGATAGCGATTATACAATTGACCACTTATAATCCCCGCTAAAATACCACCTAGAACCCCCATATTAATTTCATCATTAATAGCTTGCGTTGCATCTGTTAAGACAAAATATCCGACTGCACCTGCTAGTGCTGCAGCACCGTGATTATCTTTTGATAATCCTATTGCAATCCCTATTGCAAAGATGAGTGATAAATTTGCAAATAATGCTCCACCAGCAGCAGATATAAACGGGATATTTAATATATCCTCTGCTCCAAAACGAAGTAATAATGCTGCGGCTGGTAATACAGCAATTGGTAGCATAAGTGACTTCCCAATTCTTTGTAA is a window from the Bacillus sp. SM2101 genome containing:
- a CDS encoding 3-hydroxyacyl-CoA dehydrogenase/enoyl-CoA hydratase family protein; the protein is MVQHIKKAAVLGSGVMGSGIAAHLANIGVPTILLDIVPRELADDEKAKGLTLEDKSVRNRLSSQAIKKLLKQKPAPLMSKDNIVLIEAGNMEDDMERLSECDWIIEVVVENLEIKKQVFERIEQVRKPGSIVSSNTSGISIEAMAEGRSDDFKKHFLGTHFFNPPRYLKLLEVIPTKDTSPEVLSFIKQYGEEKLGKGVVEAKDTPNFIANRIGTYGLHITVNEMLKGGYSAGEVDSVTGPLIGRPKSATFRTLDVVGLDTFVHVAKNVYDNVEGKDKEVFVTPEFMKKMVEKGWLGSKTGQGFFLKKGKEILQLNPETFEYEPRTKLKAPSIEMSKQIKKLPEKLKALVYAEDRAGALLWNIISPALLYSAELLGEIADDIVAIDKAMKWGFGWEIGPFEMWDAIGLEKSVNKMKSEGKEIPAWIEEMLSNGITSFYKKENGGVAYLDKDEYKLLKENEKIVHLKSLKEKNGVIKKNSGASLIDIGNDVALLEFHSPNNAIGLDIIQMVNYSLEEVDRNYKGLVIGNQGKNFCVGANLAMMLMEAQDDNFFEIEMVIRHFQQAMMNVKYSAKPVVAAPFAMTLGGGTEISLPTSQIQASSETYMGLVEVGVGLIPGGGGNKELYINHLKTMPKGVDFDLQAVANKVFETIAMAKVSTSGPDARNYNFLTKQDGISFNGDHLIHDAKQVVISLYDKGYQAPKREMVPVVGETGYATLLLGAQNMHLSGYISDHDLTIAKKLSHVIAGGKVPFGTKVDEQYLLDLEREAFVSLIGEPKTQQRMQHMLVKGKPLRN
- the nagE gene encoding N-acetylglucosamine-specific PTS transporter subunit IIBC encodes the protein MFKFLQRIGKSLMLPIAVLPAAALLLRFGAEDILNIPFISAAGGALFANLSLIFAIGIAIGLSKDNHGAAALAGAVGYFVLTDATQAINDEINMGVLGGILAGIISGQLYNRYHDIKLPEWLAFFGGRRFVPIVTSIAMLIIALPLGFIWPPIQEGINSLGEWIIGAGAVGVGVFGFLNRLLIPLGLHHVINTLVWFVFGEYGGATGDLNRFFAGDPTAGQFMTGFFPIMMFGLPAACLAMIAAAKPERRKQVSGALIGIALTSFLTGITEPIEFTFMFIAPLLYVIHALLTASSMVVTNLLGIHDGFGFSAGVTDYLLNFGIAQKPLLLLVVGLIYGVIYFIVFYVLIKVMNIKTPGREDEAIEEDPIASAGTGDKYTTMAESFLQDLGGKENITSIDNCATRLRLEVKDSSAIREASLKKHGAHGVMKVDDNHIQVIVGTNVEFVADALKRMV
- a CDS encoding YuzL family protein, which produces MARMKKSPSKAGVSAASVKGNAGPTVENEGGKTQSQNQQYKKHNMQPEE